GCATCCAGACCATTCGCTTCGCCTGATTTCATATCTTTAGCATTGGCTTCAAGCAGCATGATTTGCTTGGCATTAATTAAATCAGCAATCGCCATCAATGCTGCATTTTTAGCGCTCACATCCGCTCGTGCCATTTGCCTCGATGCGCTACGCGCCCGCTCGCCCACAGCAATCATGTAATCATTTAAATTTATCATTTTAACTCTCGTTCAAAGCCGTTTTAACGGCCAATTGTAACAGTTCTTCATTAGAGTTTTCGTAACTTTTTAAGCATGGTTTGTCACCTGCTGCGCTGGTATTGCTGTCCAATAGCATGTTCATTCTCTCCCTGGTAACGGGCGATCTTTGCGAACATTTCTCTGCCATGCAACTGGATCTTTTATAGAGCTAAATGCCGTTCCTCGCTTTGCAACTCGCTCCATTAATCTAGCTAGTTTTGCACCGTTTGGCTCTTCATTATCCTGTTGTTTTTCAATTTTACGCGCTTGCTTTTGTTGTAAAAAATGGACAAAATCCAATACCTCTTCTTGTAATCTAGTCGGTAAATTTTCGCTCTCTTTCAATATTTGTTGTGTAAGAGTTTTAATTTATTAAGTAACTCATCCCCATTAGCAAAAGATTGATGCAGCATGCCCAGCAATTCAGCACTACTGGATTATTTTTCTTCTTCTGGCTGGTGCGGGTTTTTAATATCGAGGTTATAGCCA
The sequence above is drawn from the Gammaproteobacteria bacterium genome and encodes:
- a CDS encoding DUF2281 domain-containing protein, producing MKESENLPTRLQEEVLDFVHFLQQKQARKIEKQQDNEEPNGAKLARLMERVAKRGTAFSSIKDPVAWQRNVRKDRPLPGRE